One Luteibacter aegosomaticola genomic window carries:
- a CDS encoding S46 family peptidase, whose protein sequence is MALALEAKADEGMWMPSQLPSIAKNLKAAGYRGDAADLADLTKAPLNAVVRVGGGTGSFVSPDGLLVTNHHVAFGVIQYNSKPDRDLITNGYVAPDRAGELPANPDYRARVTVGFDKVTDRILAGAKGKTGRAYYDAIDAASKALVAECEKEAGTKCSVATMFYGRDFYLVKQLELRDIRLVYAPPRAIGNYGDETDNFMWPRHAGDFTILRAYVGPDGKPADYSPDNKPYHPPSHLQIASEGVAEGDFVMLAGYPGITYRHRTAAEFADQVQWRLPTSVAVLKGLQDVIETQGKADKDAAIRYASQLQSLKNGIKRFSGELEGLERSDAVATRRDDEAAMLAWLATQSDAKTLRPQIDQVMALIAQGKDVRERDLLTGLLSSQTQLMRGALNVDRLAVERPKDDAARESGYQKRDEELIQSQLKQIQRRYDATVEKALVTSLLTRYQALPEAQHVAEVDKVFGTTPAALAKALDAIYGATKFSDEAERNRLFAASPAEVEKSTDALMVAARTLRPGLLRIEEEKKGRDGDLLRLRPAYMEALIAYREKQGKAVYPDANSTLRVSYGKVTPLVARDAVTYAPLTTVQGIVEKNTGKVPFDAPKPLLDAIKKGDFTGYADPKTGAMPVDFLSNLDTTGGNSGSPVLNAKGELVGLNFDSNWEAVSASWMYDPRYKRAIHVDMRYMRWLMDKVYPSPALLKELGVPAR, encoded by the coding sequence ATGGCATTGGCGCTGGAAGCGAAGGCTGACGAGGGGATGTGGATGCCCTCGCAGCTGCCTTCGATTGCGAAAAACCTCAAGGCTGCGGGCTATCGCGGGGACGCGGCGGACCTCGCCGACCTGACGAAGGCGCCCCTGAACGCGGTGGTCCGCGTCGGCGGTGGCACCGGCTCGTTCGTCTCACCGGACGGCTTGCTGGTCACCAACCACCACGTGGCTTTCGGCGTCATCCAGTACAACTCGAAGCCGGATCGCGACCTGATCACCAACGGCTACGTCGCCCCGGACCGCGCGGGCGAGCTGCCAGCCAACCCGGACTACCGGGCGCGGGTCACTGTCGGGTTCGACAAGGTTACCGACCGGATCCTGGCGGGCGCGAAGGGCAAGACGGGCAGGGCGTACTACGACGCGATCGATGCCGCCTCCAAGGCGCTCGTGGCAGAGTGCGAGAAGGAGGCCGGGACGAAATGTAGCGTGGCCACCATGTTCTACGGCCGCGACTTCTACCTGGTGAAGCAGCTGGAACTGCGCGACATCCGCCTGGTCTATGCGCCGCCGCGCGCCATCGGCAATTACGGCGACGAAACCGACAACTTCATGTGGCCGCGCCACGCCGGTGATTTCACCATCCTGCGCGCTTATGTGGGCCCGGATGGCAAGCCGGCCGATTACTCCCCGGACAACAAGCCCTACCACCCGCCGTCCCACCTGCAGATCGCGAGCGAAGGCGTGGCGGAAGGGGATTTCGTGATGCTGGCGGGTTACCCGGGCATCACCTACCGCCACCGCACCGCCGCCGAATTCGCGGATCAGGTGCAGTGGCGCCTGCCGACCTCGGTGGCCGTGCTCAAGGGCCTGCAGGACGTGATCGAGACCCAGGGCAAGGCCGATAAGGACGCGGCTATCCGCTATGCCTCGCAGTTGCAGTCGCTGAAGAACGGCATCAAGCGCTTCAGTGGCGAGCTCGAGGGCCTGGAGCGCAGCGATGCCGTTGCCACCCGTCGGGACGACGAGGCCGCCATGCTGGCCTGGCTGGCGACCCAGTCCGATGCGAAGACGCTGAGGCCGCAGATCGACCAGGTCATGGCGCTGATCGCGCAGGGCAAGGACGTGCGCGAGCGCGACCTGCTGACCGGCCTGCTTTCATCGCAGACCCAGCTCATGCGCGGCGCGCTCAACGTCGACCGCCTGGCGGTCGAGCGGCCAAAGGACGATGCCGCCCGGGAAAGCGGCTACCAGAAGCGCGACGAGGAACTGATCCAGAGCCAGCTCAAGCAGATCCAGCGCCGCTATGACGCGACGGTGGAGAAGGCGCTCGTCACGTCGCTGCTTACCCGCTACCAGGCGTTGCCGGAGGCCCAGCACGTGGCCGAAGTGGACAAGGTGTTCGGCACCACGCCTGCGGCCTTGGCCAAGGCGCTGGATGCGATCTACGGCGCTACGAAGTTCAGCGATGAAGCCGAACGTAACCGGCTGTTCGCAGCATCGCCTGCCGAAGTGGAGAAAAGCACGGATGCCCTGATGGTCGCGGCGCGTACGTTACGCCCGGGCCTGCTGCGTATCGAAGAAGAGAAGAAGGGCCGCGATGGCGACCTGCTGCGCCTGCGCCCGGCCTATATGGAGGCGCTCATCGCCTACCGCGAAAAGCAGGGCAAGGCCGTGTATCCGGATGCCAACTCCACGCTCCGCGTGAGCTACGGCAAGGTCACGCCGCTGGTTGCCCGCGATGCGGTTACCTACGCACCGCTCACGACGGTGCAGGGGATCGTGGAGAAGAACACCGGCAAGGTCCCGTTCGATGCGCCGAAGCCGCTGCTGGATGCCATCAAGAAGGGCGACTTCACCGGCTACGCCGACCCGAAGACGGGTGCCATGCCGGTTGATTTTCTCTCCAACCTCGACACCACGGGCGGTAACTCCGGCTCCCCGGTGCTCAACGCGAAGGGCGAACTGGTCGGCCTGAATTTCGACAGCAACTGGGAAGCGGTGAGCGCGAGCTGGATGTACGACCCGCGCTACAAGCGCGCCATCCATGTGGACATGCGCTACATGCGCTGGCTGATGGACAAGGTGTACCCCTCACCGGCGCTGTTGAAAGAACTGGGCGTCCCGGCGCGCTGA
- a CDS encoding DUF2750 domain-containing protein — MSLHLTADLQASYRRFVTRVRETEVVWGLRNAEGWAQCPSNEYEARVLLFWSHEAYARRHAVEVWADYAPASIPLAEFLDAWLPGMHADGSALAGVEFNADLAGLEVEPRDLAIDLLT; from the coding sequence ATGTCCTTGCACCTTACAGCCGATCTTCAGGCGAGTTACCGCCGCTTCGTCACTCGCGTTCGTGAGACCGAAGTAGTCTGGGGACTGCGTAACGCGGAAGGCTGGGCGCAATGCCCTTCGAACGAGTACGAAGCTCGCGTGCTTCTGTTTTGGTCGCATGAGGCTTATGCAAGGCGTCATGCGGTCGAGGTGTGGGCAGACTACGCGCCTGCTTCCATCCCACTGGCCGAATTCCTGGATGCCTGGCTACCTGGCATGCACGCCGACGGAAGTGCGTTGGCGGGTGTCGAATTCAATGCCGACCTTGCAGGGCTTGAAGTGGAGCCGCGCGATCTCGCCATCGATCTTCTCACGTGA
- a CDS encoding DUF748 domain-containing protein yields MRDRAVSTYRSRRARRIALGLVIFLVLFGLLGFLAAPSLIRSQIASRASAALGRQVTVGDVHLNPFSLRLRLERLHIAEADGKTAFVDIGQVTADASWASVFRLAPILDEVRIDSPRVHIQRSAPQRFNFTDIIERFAAQPAAPDSGPARFALSNIAIHDGQIDFDDRVTDATHRVDHLELGIPFIASLPSDTDIFVQPLLAMNVDGSPLKVQGQTKPFANSRESDITFHLDQLELPRYVGFAPTPLPVAVPGGKLSGVATVNFVMGEKQPSIRVKGQLALDGLKVTGKDGGALLEIGRADADLGVLDPMTSRYRLGAITLKDAALRYARLPGGKSNFDALTSGNAKPDPKAAPMDVRIDALTLVNAKVDYADLAAPAPAHLTLDKLNGSLRGLSTVKAPPAALDVSAGLAGGSLATKGSFDLAGSRYNGHVAFKDVSLAPLMPLTPPLLPADITGGSFTADGTLKADWHDTATVRLEQAKARLDGFNLVPHNGRASPITWKSLTATIAYVDMATSEARVDALLLDGLSLDVQKLANGNFDILNLLPANASAAHPAGKGWQWSVAHLGLSDGKVALRDVKAPGKRNAISLTATAFNIDGLSDDMRKPIRLDLKGGLGDGTFAVAGTVKPQPLEAELKVTSTRLNVAPLQNLVTVPLNVTVASGLLSLDGDVRYADRGKDSPRVGYRGRATLGRVRIQDKLTNDDFLRWNSLSATNMTVAMGEGTPRIAIGGLALDDFYARVIINATGRLNVQDVVASPEQPGAVSVTQAQANPAPKKADEPVPVPAAEGPAADIRIGQITLTKGHLNYTDNFIKPNYTADVMDLTGKIGAFGTAGGEPPAALTLEGQLDGNAPVNIDGTINPLAPVAFLDITAKAEGIQLTNLSPYSGHYAGYPITRGRLNVDVHYTLDQRKLNADNHIFIDQLTFGDRIEGPGISHLPVKLAVALLRDSEGRIDVHVPVTGSLDDPHFSVGGLIWRAIGNLIVKAVTSPFRLLASAGGGREDLGYVEFAPGSAVLDPASETKLGELVKVLNNKPSISLDIVGRIDTSKDESGLRKVMVDDLIHQEQVNDKGDDTTPPTQEQQDKYLERAYRHADFPKPKNIIGLTKSQPPEEMRTLMETNMPVDADALRHLAERRANAVRQWLQGKVDDKRVFVVAPKLDPKGIDDGGKTTRVDFGLH; encoded by the coding sequence GTGCGCGACCGCGCCGTCTCCACCTACCGCTCCCGCCGGGCCCGGCGCATCGCCCTGGGCCTGGTGATCTTCCTCGTCCTCTTCGGCCTGCTCGGCTTCCTCGCCGCGCCTTCGCTGATCCGCTCCCAGATCGCCTCCCGCGCCAGCGCGGCCCTTGGCCGCCAGGTGACCGTGGGCGATGTCCACCTCAACCCCTTCTCCCTGCGCCTCCGGCTCGAGCGCCTGCATATCGCCGAAGCGGACGGAAAGACGGCCTTCGTCGATATCGGCCAAGTCACCGCCGACGCGTCATGGGCATCCGTCTTCCGCCTGGCACCGATCCTCGACGAAGTGCGGATCGATAGCCCACGCGTGCATATCCAGCGCAGCGCGCCGCAGCGCTTCAACTTCACCGACATCATCGAACGCTTCGCCGCGCAGCCTGCCGCACCCGATAGCGGCCCCGCGCGTTTCGCCCTCTCCAACATCGCGATCCACGACGGGCAGATCGATTTCGACGACCGGGTTACCGACGCGACGCACCGGGTGGACCACCTCGAACTCGGCATCCCCTTCATCGCCAGCCTGCCCAGCGATACCGACATCTTCGTGCAGCCGCTGCTGGCCATGAACGTCGACGGTAGCCCCCTGAAGGTGCAAGGCCAGACCAAACCCTTCGCCAACAGTCGCGAATCGGATATCACCTTCCATCTCGACCAACTCGAGCTGCCGCGGTACGTCGGCTTCGCACCCACCCCGCTCCCGGTCGCCGTACCAGGCGGCAAACTGTCGGGCGTTGCCACCGTCAACTTCGTGATGGGCGAGAAACAGCCGTCCATTCGGGTGAAGGGGCAGCTGGCCCTCGACGGGCTCAAGGTCACGGGGAAGGATGGTGGCGCCCTGCTTGAGATCGGCCGCGCTGATGCCGACCTCGGTGTCCTCGACCCCATGACCTCGCGTTACCGGTTGGGCGCGATCACGCTGAAGGATGCGGCACTCCGCTACGCCCGCCTGCCCGGTGGCAAGAGCAACTTCGATGCCCTCACCAGCGGCAACGCCAAGCCCGACCCGAAAGCGGCCCCCATGGATGTGCGCATCGACGCGCTAACCCTGGTCAACGCGAAGGTCGACTACGCCGACCTTGCGGCCCCCGCGCCCGCCCACCTCACCCTGGACAAGCTCAACGGCAGCCTGCGCGGGCTCAGTACGGTGAAGGCACCGCCTGCGGCGCTCGACGTCTCCGCCGGTCTTGCGGGTGGCTCGCTGGCGACGAAGGGGAGTTTTGATCTGGCCGGCAGCCGTTATAACGGCCACGTCGCGTTCAAGGACGTATCGCTCGCGCCGTTGATGCCGCTCACGCCTCCCCTGCTCCCCGCGGATATCACGGGCGGAAGCTTCACTGCGGACGGCACGCTGAAGGCCGATTGGCACGACACCGCCACGGTACGCCTTGAGCAGGCCAAAGCGCGGCTGGATGGCTTCAACCTCGTACCCCATAACGGCCGAGCCTCGCCGATCACGTGGAAGTCGCTCACCGCCACGATCGCGTATGTCGATATGGCGACCAGCGAAGCGCGTGTCGATGCGCTGCTCCTCGACGGCCTGTCCCTTGATGTGCAGAAGCTGGCCAACGGCAATTTCGACATTCTCAACCTGCTCCCGGCCAACGCGAGCGCCGCCCACCCGGCAGGCAAGGGCTGGCAGTGGAGCGTGGCCCACCTGGGGCTGAGTGACGGCAAGGTCGCCCTGCGCGATGTGAAGGCTCCGGGCAAGCGCAACGCGATCAGCCTGACCGCTACGGCATTCAACATCGACGGCCTTTCCGACGATATGCGCAAGCCGATCCGCCTGGACCTGAAGGGTGGGCTTGGCGATGGCACGTTCGCCGTGGCCGGCACGGTGAAGCCGCAGCCGCTCGAGGCGGAACTCAAGGTGACGAGCACCCGTCTCAACGTCGCCCCGTTGCAGAACCTCGTCACCGTACCGCTCAACGTGACCGTGGCGAGCGGCCTGCTCAGCCTCGACGGTGACGTACGCTACGCCGACCGCGGCAAGGACAGCCCGCGCGTGGGTTACCGCGGACGAGCCACGCTCGGCCGGGTGCGTATCCAGGACAAGCTCACCAACGACGATTTCCTGCGCTGGAATTCGCTCAGCGCCACGAACATGACGGTCGCCATGGGCGAAGGCACGCCGCGCATCGCCATCGGCGGCCTCGCGCTCGATGACTTCTATGCCCGCGTGATCATCAACGCCACCGGGCGCCTGAACGTGCAGGATGTTGTCGCGAGCCCGGAACAGCCTGGCGCCGTATCGGTGACCCAGGCCCAGGCCAATCCCGCGCCGAAGAAGGCGGACGAGCCGGTACCCGTACCTGCCGCCGAAGGCCCCGCCGCCGACATCCGCATCGGCCAGATCACGCTGACCAAGGGCCACCTCAACTACACCGATAACTTCATCAAGCCGAACTACACGGCCGATGTCATGGACCTCACTGGCAAGATCGGCGCGTTCGGCACGGCCGGCGGTGAGCCACCGGCGGCGCTCACCCTCGAAGGCCAGCTCGATGGCAACGCGCCGGTGAATATCGACGGCACGATCAACCCGCTCGCGCCTGTCGCCTTCCTCGATATCACCGCCAAGGCCGAGGGCATCCAGCTCACCAACCTCTCGCCGTACTCCGGACACTACGCGGGCTATCCGATCACGCGCGGACGGCTAAACGTCGATGTCCACTACACGCTCGACCAGCGCAAGCTCAATGCCGATAACCACATCTTCATCGACCAGCTCACCTTCGGCGACCGCATCGAAGGGCCGGGGATCAGCCACCTTCCGGTGAAGCTCGCGGTGGCATTGCTGCGCGATAGCGAAGGCCGTATCGACGTCCATGTGCCGGTGACCGGCTCGCTCGACGATCCGCATTTCAGCGTGGGCGGCCTCATCTGGCGCGCCATCGGCAACCTCATCGTGAAGGCCGTGACCTCGCCCTTCCGCCTGCTCGCGTCAGCAGGCGGCGGCCGCGAAGATCTCGGTTACGTAGAGTTCGCCCCTGGCTCTGCCGTGCTAGATCCGGCGTCGGAAACCAAGCTTGGCGAGCTGGTGAAGGTACTCAACAACAAGCCCTCGATCAGCCTGGATATCGTGGGGCGCATCGATACGAGCAAGGATGAAAGCGGCCTGCGCAAGGTCATGGTCGATGACCTCATCCATCAGGAACAGGTGAACGATAAGGGCGACGACACCACGCCGCCCACCCAGGAGCAGCAGGACAAGTACCTCGAACGGGCCTACCGCCACGCGGATTTCCCCAAGCCGAAGAACATCATCGGCCTGACCAAATCGCAGCCGCCCGAGGAAATGCGCACGCTGATGGAGACCAACATGCCGGTGGATGCCGACGCGCTGCGCCACCTGGCCGAACGCCGGGCCAACGCGGTGCGCCAGTGGCTACAGGGCAAGGTGGATGACAAGCGCGTCTTCGTCGTGGCACCCAAGCTCGACCCCAAAGGCATCGACGACGGCGGAAAGACCACCCGGGTGGACTTCGGCCTGCACTAA
- a CDS encoding S46 family peptidase — MRRLALAAALAAGLVPAAHAVEGMWQPAQLPKIAGTLKQHGLKLDPATLTDLTAYPMGAIVSLGGCTASFVSSDGLVVTNHHCGYGALQYNSTKEKNLIEQGFLAKNFAEELPGSPDMRVFVTEEIRDVTKDVNAKLTAGMSGKQRFDAIELAKKELVKACESDGYRCDVYTFHGGYSYQLIKQLEIKDVRLVYAPPESIGKFGGDVDNWMWPRHTGDFSYLRAYVSKDGKSATYSKDNVPYHPKHVIKVNADGLEDGDYVMVVGYPGRTNRYRLAQEVQGAISWTYPTQIKLYQEQLDTIAANGKTNPDVTVKYASLVAGLNNYLKNFGGQLEGLRRADAVAVKQKQEAELDAWLKKQGGAENQALLTDIATLKTKLKEGEVTRERDADLALVARTQLFSSGVRLARLAHERTKPDMQRDAGYQERDEVRIEGALKQMERRYDATTDQALLTNALVHYVSLPKDQRLPSLDQWLAGASTRTAIEAKVAALYKGSKLGDTTERLKWFKADEKAISASSDSMLKLATAVLPDLKKIEDADDARDGELAKLRPRYMQAIIAWKESQGLPVYPDANSSLRVTFGNVQGVAPRDGVAYAPFTTAQGIVEKDTGVEPFNAPKAETDAIKAKAFDGYASKKQGTLPVDFLADLDITGGNSGSPALDAEGRLVGLAFDGNWESVSGDWLFNPKLNRSIQVDVRYMLWVMHHLDHADNLLKEMGVPAK; from the coding sequence ATGCGTCGCCTCGCCCTGGCCGCGGCCCTCGCCGCCGGCCTCGTTCCTGCCGCCCATGCTGTTGAAGGCATGTGGCAGCCCGCTCAGCTGCCGAAGATCGCCGGCACGCTCAAGCAGCACGGCCTGAAGCTCGACCCGGCCACGCTCACCGACCTGACCGCGTATCCGATGGGTGCCATTGTCAGCCTCGGCGGCTGCACCGCCTCGTTCGTCTCGTCGGATGGCCTCGTGGTCACGAACCACCATTGCGGGTACGGCGCGCTTCAGTACAACTCCACCAAGGAAAAGAACCTGATCGAGCAGGGCTTCCTGGCGAAGAACTTCGCTGAAGAGCTGCCCGGCTCGCCGGACATGCGGGTGTTTGTCACTGAGGAAATTCGGGACGTCACCAAGGACGTGAACGCGAAGCTCACCGCGGGGATGAGCGGCAAGCAGCGCTTCGATGCGATCGAGCTGGCGAAGAAAGAGCTGGTGAAAGCCTGCGAGAGCGACGGCTACCGCTGCGATGTCTATACGTTCCACGGCGGCTACAGCTACCAGCTGATCAAACAGCTCGAGATCAAGGATGTGCGCCTTGTCTACGCGCCGCCCGAGTCGATTGGCAAGTTCGGCGGCGATGTCGATAACTGGATGTGGCCGCGCCACACCGGTGATTTCAGCTACCTGCGTGCCTACGTCTCGAAGGACGGCAAGTCTGCGACGTATTCGAAGGACAACGTGCCGTACCACCCGAAGCACGTTATCAAGGTGAACGCCGACGGCCTGGAGGACGGTGACTACGTGATGGTCGTGGGCTACCCGGGCCGCACCAATCGCTACCGTCTCGCCCAGGAAGTGCAGGGCGCGATCAGCTGGACCTACCCGACCCAGATCAAGCTCTACCAGGAGCAGCTGGATACGATCGCGGCAAACGGCAAGACCAATCCCGACGTGACGGTGAAGTACGCCAGCCTCGTCGCGGGTCTGAACAACTACCTGAAGAACTTCGGTGGTCAGCTCGAAGGCCTGCGCCGCGCCGATGCCGTGGCGGTGAAGCAGAAGCAGGAAGCCGAACTGGATGCGTGGCTGAAGAAGCAGGGCGGGGCAGAGAACCAGGCCTTGCTCACCGACATCGCGACGCTCAAGACCAAGCTGAAAGAGGGTGAGGTGACGCGCGAGCGCGACGCCGATCTGGCCCTTGTCGCCCGTACCCAGCTGTTCTCGAGCGGCGTGCGCCTCGCTCGCCTCGCGCATGAACGCACCAAGCCGGATATGCAGCGCGACGCGGGTTACCAGGAGCGCGACGAGGTACGTATCGAAGGCGCCCTGAAGCAGATGGAGCGCCGTTACGATGCCACGACCGATCAGGCGCTGCTGACCAACGCCCTCGTGCATTACGTGAGCCTTCCCAAGGACCAGCGTCTGCCTTCACTGGACCAGTGGCTGGCTGGCGCGTCCACGCGCACGGCGATCGAAGCGAAGGTGGCTGCGCTCTACAAGGGCAGCAAACTCGGCGATACCACGGAGCGCCTCAAGTGGTTCAAGGCCGATGAAAAGGCCATCTCCGCCAGCAGTGACAGCATGCTGAAGCTGGCCACGGCGGTCCTCCCGGACCTGAAGAAGATCGAAGACGCGGACGACGCCCGCGATGGTGAACTCGCGAAGCTTCGCCCTCGCTACATGCAGGCGATCATCGCCTGGAAGGAATCGCAGGGCCTGCCGGTCTACCCGGACGCGAACAGCTCGCTGCGCGTGACCTTCGGTAACGTGCAGGGCGTGGCCCCGCGCGATGGCGTGGCCTATGCACCGTTCACCACGGCGCAGGGCATCGTCGAAAAGGACACGGGAGTCGAACCGTTCAACGCGCCGAAGGCCGAGACCGATGCGATCAAGGCAAAGGCCTTCGATGGCTACGCGTCGAAGAAGCAGGGCACCTTGCCGGTCGATTTCCTCGCCGATCTCGACATCACCGGCGGCAACTCCGGTTCGCCGGCGCTCGATGCGGAAGGCCGTCTCGTCGGTCTGGCTTTCGATGGCAACTGGGAGTCGGTAAGCGGCGACTGGCTGTTCAATCCGAAGCTCAACCGCTCGATCCAGGTGGACGTGCGCTACATGCTCTGGGTCATGCACCACCTCGACCATGCCGACAATCTGCTAAAGGAAATGGGCGTCCCAGCCAAATAG
- the tdh gene encoding L-threonine 3-dehydrogenase encodes MQQTMKALVKRNPEQGIWMEEVPVPTPGPNEVLIKIEKTAICGTDLHIYKWDEWSQRTIKPGLTIGHEFVGRIAEIGPGVTGYKIGDRVSAEGHIVCGHCRNCRAGRQHLCPNTVGIGVNRNGAFAEYMTMPASNLWPIPDQIPSELAAFFDPYGNAAHCALEFDLIGEDVLITGAGPIGIIAAGIAKHVGARNVVVTDVNDYRLKLAADMGATRVVNVANQSLKDVVKDLHIEGFDVGLEMSGNPRAFNDMLECMYHGGKVAMLGIMPRGAGIDWDKVIFKGLTLQGIYGRKMYETWYKMTQMVLTGFPLQKVLTHQIAIDDFQKGFDLMDAGVCGKVVCSWT; translated from the coding sequence ATGCAGCAGACGATGAAGGCGCTGGTGAAGCGCAACCCCGAACAGGGCATCTGGATGGAAGAAGTGCCGGTCCCGACCCCGGGTCCGAACGAGGTGCTGATCAAGATCGAGAAAACCGCGATCTGCGGTACCGATCTGCACATCTATAAGTGGGACGAGTGGTCCCAGCGCACGATCAAGCCGGGCCTGACCATCGGCCACGAGTTCGTCGGCCGCATCGCGGAGATTGGCCCGGGCGTCACCGGCTACAAGATCGGCGACCGTGTCTCGGCGGAGGGCCACATCGTGTGCGGCCACTGCCGTAACTGCCGTGCCGGCCGCCAGCACCTGTGCCCGAACACCGTGGGCATCGGCGTGAACCGCAATGGCGCGTTCGCTGAATACATGACCATGCCGGCCTCGAACCTGTGGCCGATCCCCGACCAGATCCCTTCCGAGCTGGCCGCCTTCTTCGACCCGTACGGCAACGCGGCGCACTGCGCGCTCGAATTCGACCTGATCGGTGAAGACGTGCTGATCACCGGCGCCGGCCCGATCGGCATCATCGCCGCGGGTATCGCCAAGCACGTGGGCGCCCGCAACGTGGTGGTCACCGACGTCAACGATTACCGCCTGAAGCTGGCCGCCGACATGGGCGCCACCCGCGTGGTGAACGTGGCCAACCAGTCGCTGAAGGACGTGGTCAAGGACCTGCATATCGAAGGCTTCGACGTGGGCCTGGAGATGAGCGGCAACCCGCGCGCCTTCAACGACATGCTCGAGTGCATGTACCACGGCGGCAAGGTGGCCATGCTCGGCATCATGCCGCGCGGTGCGGGCATCGACTGGGACAAGGTCATCTTCAAGGGCCTCACCCTGCAGGGTATCTACGGCCGCAAGATGTACGAGACCTGGTACAAGATGACCCAGATGGTGCTCACCGGCTTCCCGCTGCAGAAGGTGCTCACCCACCAGATCGCCATCGACGACTTCCAGAAGGGCTTCGACCTGATGGACGCCGGCGTCTGCGGCAAGGTCGTCTGCAGCTGGACCTGA
- the kbl gene encoding glycine C-acetyltransferase, with amino-acid sequence MSYPAQERLAAELDAIREQGLFKAERIIVSPQSAEIELEGGRKVLNFCANNYLGLADHPEVIAAAKDALDTHGFGMASVRFICGTQDLHKELEAKIASFFGTEDTILYAACFDANGGLFEPLLGEEDAIISDALNHASIIDGIRLCKAKRFRYNNCDMADLEAQLQAADAAGARTKLITTDGAFSMDGFIAPLDEITALAKKYNALVHIDECHCTGFLGDTGRGSAEYHGVLDKIDIFTGTLGKALGGALGGFTTGRKEVIEMLRQRSRPYLFSNSLPPHVVAAGSKVFDMLAAAGDLRDKVKANTAYFREKMAEAGFDIRPGVHPIVPVMIYDAKQAQAMAAELLEEGIYVTGFFFPVVPKDKARIRTQMSAAHTREHLDKAIAAFTKVGKKLGVLKG; translated from the coding sequence ATGTCCTATCCCGCCCAGGAACGCCTCGCCGCCGAGCTCGACGCCATCCGTGAGCAGGGCCTGTTCAAGGCCGAGCGCATCATCGTGTCGCCGCAGTCCGCCGAGATCGAGCTCGAGGGCGGCCGCAAGGTGCTCAACTTCTGCGCGAACAACTACCTGGGCCTGGCCGACCACCCCGAGGTGATCGCCGCCGCCAAGGACGCGCTGGACACCCACGGCTTCGGCATGGCCAGCGTGCGCTTCATCTGCGGTACGCAGGACCTGCACAAGGAGCTCGAGGCCAAGATCGCCAGCTTCTTCGGCACTGAGGATACGATCCTTTACGCCGCCTGCTTCGATGCCAACGGTGGCCTGTTCGAGCCGTTGCTGGGCGAGGAAGACGCCATCATTTCCGATGCGCTGAACCACGCGTCGATCATCGACGGCATCCGCCTGTGCAAGGCCAAGCGCTTCCGCTATAACAACTGCGACATGGCCGACCTGGAAGCCCAGCTGCAGGCCGCCGATGCCGCCGGTGCACGCACGAAGCTGATCACCACCGATGGCGCGTTCTCGATGGACGGCTTCATCGCCCCGCTCGATGAAATCACCGCGCTGGCGAAGAAGTACAACGCCCTCGTCCATATCGATGAGTGCCATTGCACCGGCTTCCTCGGCGATACCGGCCGCGGTTCGGCTGAATACCATGGCGTGCTCGACAAGATCGATATCTTCACCGGCACCCTGGGCAAGGCCCTGGGCGGTGCGCTCGGTGGCTTCACCACCGGCCGCAAGGAAGTGATCGAGATGCTGCGCCAGCGTTCGCGCCCGTACCTGTTCTCGAACTCGCTGCCCCCACACGTCGTCGCTGCAGGTAGCAAGGTGTTCGACATGCTCGCCGCCGCAGGCGACCTTCGTGACAAGGTCAAGGCCAACACCGCGTATTTCCGCGAGAAGATGGCCGAAGCCGGTTTTGACATCCGCCCGGGCGTGCACCCGATCGTCCCGGTGATGATCTACGACGCGAAGCAGGCCCAGGCCATGGCGGCTGAACTGCTTGAGGAAGGCATCTACGTCACCGGCTTCTTCTTCCCGGTGGTGCCGAAGGACAAGGCGCGCATCCGCACGCAGATGAGCGCCGCGCACACGCGTGAGCACCTCGACAAGGCGATCGCCGCGTTCACCAAGGTCGGCAAGAAGCTGGGCGTTCTCAAGGGCTGA